cttttttttttgaactaagaCACACTTGTTTCCTCTTATTCCTTAATGTTTAGTGCCTAACTACGTTGATTCTAACCatttgaagaaaacaaaaaaaaaaatcaaaagccaAACCTTGAcagctttcttttcttctgtTCAGGTTCTTCCTCTGTGAggatcttcttctcttctttggtCTCCTAATTTCAGATAACAAACATAAGATTCTCCTACTTAACCAACGGCACAATAATTCAAAAGTTGGCAATAATCACTACCATTGTTTCAAGTAGAGGATAAATAAGATTTGGGGAAATactcaaaatatatgtattgGTTACTCTCAGCTTCTTCTTGATGCAAAGCTGATTATGAGGACATGAATATGATTACACGACCATCACTCATCTATGAGACTCATCACCAttgattctttcttttttgaccGAAGGAGGTGATTTCAAGAGATAAGAATCATTGTTATAATTAGAGATCTGAAACAAAATTTATGGAtagggaagagaagaagaaaagagtttGGAAGCAAAATAAGAGTTATAAAACTTTTTAGTTTTGGAAGAAGAAAGGCAAAGGTCTATGATTAATCGTTTTTCGGAAAAGCCCAATTGTCTTAATAAAATTGATGTGGTAATTCAGAAATGATATGGCACTTAAATGTATTTTGATTGGTGGATTATTTAATCTGATGTGGATAGCTTTAGAGTGGAGGAtattccccttttagtatagtatagattttactTTGCTTGAAAGAAAAGTTTCCGATAATTAACCAAATCGACAAAAGCAAAACGAACCAATTAAAACGTCATATGTAGATTGTAGAATAGAAAGACCAACTAATTTTCATTACAAGGAAATTAGGTGAAAAGAAGATTATACTGGACATGTTACATCATATTTCTACCAAATGATTTAAATCCTATTAttaaatgaatataaaataCAGTTTCGTATTGTCGACattgaaaaacattaattttcaaattttaaattttacgatttctttatatatttttttgttttctcttgtaataaaaaagaagagagtgtttcttcttccttctctctcaGTTTGGTggacaataaaaataaaacttagccttttagagagagagagtaaagcgaagaggagagagagagagagagagagagactgagaCAACTCATCAGCTGGTACAACtcaaagagagatagagagaaagatCAAGATCCAAGACGAGGGAGAAGAGAGCTCAAGGGATATGGGATCCCGTCTTCCTCAGTATTGCTTCCTTTCTGTTTTCTACTGCCACTCCCAGAATAGCAACTACAACTACTTTTCCtgatacttctttttttttttctctctcggCGTCAACTACATTTTCTCTGAATCTTTTACTCTCTCTCAGGTACGAATCAAACAAACCCTCTCCTCATTGTTCCTAGATTCGATTTTGCTTGTGTGAtcgtcttttgtttttgtttttgtttttgctgttCTTTTGTTTAATGAGACGATTTTGATAACTTAGAGATCTGAGCTTATAGTTACTGGTCCACTTCAACTTGTGTTTGATTTCTTATTAACTCAGTTCTGTCGGTTCGCTTGTCGGCATAGGTCTctgaatcattttttttgttttttgtattttctgatTGTTGTCCTGTACCATCATCGCCCATGGTTTCGCCTGTCACAATCTCGATCTGgcgatgtattttttttaaaaaattcattattttaatatttgtttatgtCAATTACATGTGAAGCAGTCTTCATTTTTGAGTCATCTCTCTTTTCTTCCTCTGTTGTTTCTGTAGGATTTGAAGTTCTCAcctcttgtgggtcctctcattcatcaagttttttttttttgtttctgtaaGTAAACGGAAATGGGTTCGAGATACCCTTCTCACCAGCTCGGCAACGGCCTCTTCGTGTCTGGACGCCCTGAGCAACCCAAAGAAAGACCTCCAACGATGAGCTCAGTAGCCATGCCTTACACGGGCGGCGACATCAAGAAGTCAGGAGAGCTTGGGAAGATGTTCGAGATTCCAACCGATGGGTCCAAGTCAAGAAAGTCCGGTCCCATCCCCGGTGCTCCTTCAAGGTCCGGCTCATTTGCACAATCAGGTCAAGGAGCTCCCAACGCTTCCACTACTCGTATGTCTGGCTCTTTGGCTTCCGCTGCTGGTTCTCTCTCCATGAAGAAAACGAACTCCGGACCTTTATCTAAACACGGAGAGCCTCTCAAGAAATCATCTGGCCCTCAATCCCGGCAAAACTCCGGTCCTATTCCCGTTGTTCTTCCGGCCACAGGTCTTATAACATCAGGTCCTCTGAACTCATCTGGAGCTCCTAGAAAGGTTTCTGGTCCTTTAGACTCGTCTGGTTCGTTGAAGACTCATATGCCTTCTGCTGTTGTCCACAACCCGGCTGTAACTACCCTTGGTCCTCCAGATGACTTCTCCAGCCTCAAGAGCTTCCCTAAGCCTGTCTTGTGGCTGATCGTTCTTATATTTATAATGGGGTTCCTTGCCGGAGGCTTCATCCTCGGTGCAGTTCATAATCCGATGCTCCTCATTGTTGTTGCAATCTTCTTTGCAGTTGTTGCGACGCTTTTCATTTGGAATGTATGTTGGGGGAGACGTGGTGTGGTAGATTTCGTTGCTCGTTATCCTGATGCTGACCTTAGAACTGCGAAAAATGGTCAATACGTGAAGGTCACTGGGGTAAGCTGATGAATGAATCTATAGTCATTATGGTTTGCTATGTTTATGATCTTGATTCACTTTGTTATTATATGTAGGTGGTTACTTGTGGTAATGTGCCGCTTGAGTCATCATATCAGAGAGTTCCAAGATGTGTGTACACATCCACGTGTCTATATGAGTATCGTGGATGGGGTTCAAAACCAGCTAATTCTTCACATCGTTTGTTCACTTGGGGACTGAGATCATCAGAGGTTAGTGATTTCCCtatgtttttatattatctGCCCCAACTCAATCAATAATAAACTTCTTTTATATGTGTGGCAGAGACATGTGGTGGACTTTTACATATCAGATTTTCAATCTGGACTCAGAGCCTTAGTCAAAACTGGAAACGGTGCAAAGGTGACACCTCTGGTAGATGATTCTGCTGTCATAGATTTTAAGCACGGAAATGAGCAAATGTCTCCAGATTTTGTTCATTggttaaagaagaagaatctaTCGAGCGATGATCGAATAATGCGGCTCAAAGAAGGGTAAACAAACAATCATTTTCTTTAACAAACGAGTTCTAAAGTATTTATTAGAAGCATATTGATACTGAATCTCTGTGTTGGGGTTTTATTGTCAGGTATATAAAAGAAGGAAGCACAGTGAGTGTGATTGGAGTGGTGCAGAGAAACGATAATGTGTTAATGATAGTGCCACCATCTGAGCCACTTGCAGCTGGTTGGCAATGGAGGAGATGCACTTTCCCAACAACCCTTGAAGGAGTTGTATTGAGATGTGAAGACTCTTCGAACGTTGATGCAATACCGGTCTAAGTCCATCACAGCAACATCAAAGTTTGgtttcattgattttttttttcataagatCTTTAAAAATGTGGTTCTTCTGGTGCGTCCGTTTGGTGGTGGGTGGTGTGGTTTCATATGCCTAAAATGAGCTAAttgtattcttcttcttttttttttggtttgtataGAGCTCTTTTAAGTAAGTTCTACTCAAAGTGTTATATAGTGTAATATGTTATGGTcaaatctcttttctttttttttttttgtgaaaaaacaGAACTCATTTTGATGTATTTTTGAAACTCAATTGTTttctattcatttattttgttcctATTTGGTATAATCCGTTCAATATAATCCAACGTTTGCACAGCTTCATTTTATTGCATCTACTTTGTGAATGTG
This genomic interval from Brassica napus cultivar Da-Ae chromosome A6, Da-Ae, whole genome shotgun sequence contains the following:
- the LOC106346744 gene encoding uncharacterized membrane protein At1g16860-like, which produces MGSRYPSHQLGNGLFVSGRPEQPKERPPTMSSVAMPYTGGDIKKSGELGKMFEIPTDGSKSRKSGPIPGAPSRSGSFAQSGQGAPNASTTRMSGSLASAAGSLSMKKTNSGPLSKHGEPLKKSSGPQSRQNSGPIPVVLPATGLITSGPLNSSGAPRKVSGPLDSSGSLKTHMPSAVVHNPAVTTLGPPDDFSSLKSFPKPVLWLIVLIFIMGFLAGGFILGAVHNPMLLIVVAIFFAVVATLFIWNVCWGRRGVVDFVARYPDADLRTAKNGQYVKVTGVVTCGNVPLESSYQRVPRCVYTSTCLYEYRGWGSKPANSSHRLFTWGLRSSERHVVDFYISDFQSGLRALVKTGNGAKVTPLVDDSAVIDFKHGNEQMSPDFVHWLKKKNLSSDDRIMRLKEGYIKEGSTVSVIGVVQRNDNVLMIVPPSEPLAAGWQWRRCTFPTTLEGVVLRCEDSSNVDAIPV